Proteins from a single region of Borrelia hispanica CRI:
- a CDS encoding DUF735 family protein, translating into MTSIPTIPTVFHDTEVEKIIHAELEFIDQIIKEVKTLNDNFTDINATTNLNSRFIAFWLSEILKIIYSTNQTLETLAENIDSVFFALRHIGTHESFIKLFKAFLNVDVEPTTLSPGVINIKLKSDIKTNVIAFIVGSKSKKDTTPHKKIIFKTKENERILKKAWIITLLPKGYENSIYAFIKKLIPIDRILKIQNHKNEYVKEFKG; encoded by the coding sequence ATGACAAGTATACCTACTATACCCACAGTCTTTCATGACACTGAAGTTGAAAAAATAATACATGCCGAACTTGAATTCATAGATCAAATAATCAAAGAGGTCAAAACTCTTAATGATAATTTCACAGATATCAATGCTACTACAAATCTAAATTCAAGATTCATAGCATTCTGGTTATCAGAAATATTGAAAATTATCTACTCAACAAACCAAACTCTTGAAACACTAGCAGAAAATATTGATAGTGTGTTTTTCGCTTTACGTCATATTGGAACCCATGAATCATTTATAAAACTATTTAAAGCTTTCCTTAATGTTGATGTCGAACCTACTACTTTATCACCTGGTGTTATTAACATAAAGCTTAAAAGCGATATTAAAACTAATGTTATAGCATTTATTGTTGGTAGTAAGTCAAAAAAAGACACTACACCTCATAAAAAAATTATATTCAAAACTAAAGAAAATGAACGTATTCTTAAAAAAGCATGGATTATAACTTTACTTCCTAAAGGATATGAAAACTCTATTTACGCATTTATCAAAAAACTTATTCCTATTGACAGAATACTTAAAATACAAAACCATAAGAATGAATACGTCAAAGAATTTAAAGGATAA